In Amaranthus tricolor cultivar Red isolate AtriRed21 chromosome 5, ASM2621246v1, whole genome shotgun sequence, a genomic segment contains:
- the LOC130813030 gene encoding peptidyl-prolyl cis-trans isomerase FKBP15-1-like yields MSRAIGILLFLVLFSFAYAKKSDDVKELQIGVKYKPSSCEIKAHKGDKIKVHYRGQLTDGTVFDSSFERGDPIEFELGSGHVIKGWDQGLLGMCVGEKRKLKIPAKLGYGESGSPPTIPGGATLIFDTELISVNGKPSNGAEDVDEDIEEGDDDEL; encoded by the exons ATGTCAAGAGCTATTGGGATCTTACTTTTTCTGGTGCTGTTTTCATTTG CTTATGCAAAGAAGTCTGATGATGTGAAAGAATTACAGATCGGTGTCAAG TATAAGCCATCATCTTGTGAAATCAAGGCTCACAAAGGTGATAAAATCAAGGTTCACTATCGG GGACAACTCACAGATGGGACTGTTTTTGATTCCAGTTTCGAAAGGGGTGATCCCATTGAATTTGAACTTGGTAGTGGCCATGTGATTAAAG GGTGGGACCAAGGACTGCTGGGGATGTGTGTTGGCGAGAAGAGAAAATTGAAAATACCCGCAAAACTTGGTTATGGAGAGAGTGGATCTCCGCCAACAATTCCAG GAGGAGCAACCCTTATCTTCGATACCGAGCTCATTTCTGTGAACGGCAAACCATCCAACGGAGCAGAAGATGTTGATGAAGACATTGAAGAAGGCGATGATGATGAACTGTAG